GCAACGGGTTTATTCAGACAGCGGCATATATTGATGGGCCTGGCGGCGAACAGATGACGGAGATGGACGTAGCCGCCGGCGGATCGATGACGTGGAAGCACACGAATGTGTTTGCCGCCGGCAAGCTGATTGCGACCTACCAGAACGACAATGGTGGGACGAGTCCTGCTGCGGGGAATCTGCATTTTGCGTTGAATGACTGGCTGGGGACGAAGCGGGTCCAGACAACATATGACGGGACAGTTGAAAATCCCAATGGAGCGAACGCCTGGGTTAGCCTACCGTTTGGTGATATGCCGTCAACGGGGGTCCAGCCGAATGGGTATGCTGCTCCTGATGCTACGGAGCAACACTTCACCGGCAAAGAACGGGATACCGAATCGGGGCTCGACTACTTCGGGGCCAGGTACTACGGCTCGAACATGGGCCGCTGGATGAGTCCGGACTGGGCGGAGAAGCCGGAAGCTGTGCCGTACTCCGATCTGGCCGATCCGCAGAGCCTCAATCTCTATGGGTATGTCAGGAATAATCCGCTCAGCCATGCTGATGCTGATGGCCACTGTGACCAGAATGGGCAGAACTGCTCTCTATGGGATCATGTAGCGGGAACTGTAGCTGGAGTTCTGAACGTCATTCCTCAGACAGTGAACATGGTGAATAGCACCGTCAATGCGGTCATTTCTCCCGTGACGTCTTACCAGTTTCCGCTGATGGACGAAATACAATCTGATGCACATGCAAGTGCAGGTGGTATGGCAACAGGTCAGATGGCGCAGATGCTGGTTCCAGTCGGTGATCTGGCTGAAGGAGCTCAGATCACAAGGAATGCTCTGCAGGGAGCCGCAGGCGAAGCTAAGGTGGGCGCTGAGCTGGTCTCAGAAGGCAAAACCATCGTCGGAAGCCAAGTCGGAGTACAGACGGACAAGGGGTTGCGAGTGGTGGACCATCTGGTTCAAGATGGTGGCAAACTGAGTGCCGTTGAGGTGAAAACCGGAGGAGCGACTCGCAATGCGTCCCAACTAGCAAAAGATGCATCGATGGAGAGCAACGGCGGAAAGATCGTTGGAAAGAATGCGCCTGCCAATCTTCGCGGCCAAACGGTGAAAATACCAACTGAGGTAAGAAAGCCACAGCAATGATCGAGAAATCGGAAAGATCAAACGCCGAGCGTACGTTCCTCTTGGGGCTGGCGGATCAAGTCGGCAGTCTCGGGTTCAATCCGAAGCCGCTCGGACAGTCGTTTCGTCAGGTCGTCCCGACTGGAAAATGGGAGTTCCACATTAGCTTCATAGCTCATAAGACCGATTTCGACCTGACGGCGGACGTAGCAGTTCGCGTAGATGCAATCGAAAACCTCGTAAATGAGTACGATACGAAGCTGACGACGGCCGAGAAACGTAAGAGTATGACTCTTGGAGGTGAATTAGGGAACATCTCCGAAGGAGTTCCCCGGCGATGGACTATATCCAATGTCGAAGACATCCCTGCTGCCTGTGATGGGGTAATCGAGGCGTTCCGGAGGGTCGGTTTACCGTTCCTTCAAAAGCACTCAGACGCTGCTGCCGCCCATCGTGTGCTTGTAAGCTCAGAACAAGCCGATCTTCTTCTAGCTCCCGTATTAGGTCCTCGCTGCATGCGAGCAATGGCCTCTGCTTATGTCACTGGGAACATAAGCGAAATGGATGCACTGTTGAGGCGCTACGAGATCGAGCTCTCAGAAACCGAAGATCTTTATCTAGAAGACTTCCGATCTCTTGCTCATGGTCTTCTATCCAGAGCCCCCAAAATCGCTTCCGTGTAGCCTACAGGCTGTTTCTTCGAGGGCGACCTTGCTGCATCTGTGACATCCCTGATCTTCAATCTTGGTTACTCCTCGCAACGGTGGTTGGGGAGGGCCATGCTGACGCATGGGGTGGAGTGGTGACACGTCACCCCAACTGGGAACTGTGGGAATACCTGAGGTTGCTGTGAGGGAACGTGAATGGAATGAGCGGCTAAGGGAAGAATGGGTGTGCCGTGTTTGCTCTGCGTAAACGCGGTGGTTGCTGTACGTAAACGTGTTGAAAATGCACGGCGGACGTATCGCCATCCTATCCGGACAGTCCAACGCCGAAACCTTCGCCACGCTTGTCCATGAAACGGCGCATGAGCTTTTGCATAAGGCAGAACGCCGCACGGCAACCACGAAGACGGTACGTGAAACCGAGGCCGAGGCTGTCGCGTTTGTTGTGGGCAAGGCCGTTGGGCTGGTGACTGGTTCCGCGTCCGCCGACTACATCCAGCTTTACCATGGCAACGCCTCACTGCTGGCCGAGTCTCTGGAAGTAATTCAGCAAACTGCCAGCGTTATCCTTGCGGCGCTAGAGCCGCATATGGAAGCCAGCGAAGGAGCTACAGCTGAAATTCAGGGACTTGTAGAGGTGGCGGCGTGAGGAGAGCTGCCTCAAGCTAACGATCCATCAGACGAGAGGCGGCGAACTTGCCGCCTCTTTCCTTATGCGCTGAAAAATTGCGCGAGGAGAAACCTTGCGGGTTTCTCCCCGGCCCTCATCCAGCAACCGGACTTCGCCCGCCGGACAGCGCGACCGGACTCAAGTTCCTCCTCTGGGACCTGCCCTTTACTACTCAGCGCACCGCGAGCGAAACTGCCCTTTGCAACATCCTTGGCCGGTATCGTAAGAACTGTCATTCAGACGAAAAATAGACAGAACGTCTGCACAACTTCTACACAGCGAAAAATAGTCGATTCAAGCCGCTTTGATTGAGAGAATTTCTGAAATCTTTCTCCCCCGCTCAGGGTGACACCCGTAAAAGGACATTAGTAGATGAGTTTTCGCTGGTTGCGGACGATCAGGTAGTTGATGGCGGCTACCACGGTGATGGTGGCGATGATGCCCTGTGACCAGACACAGTAGATGCACCATTTTTCGAGGACGAAGGCTTCCAGGTAGCTGAGGATTCCGGCGAAGAAGAGGCCGACCTGGGCAGCTTCAAAGGCGAAGAAGTCGAGCTTGGCCAGGGCGAGGACGGCGATGAGCAGGTAGCCGCCGAGGCCGAGGACAGCAACTGGCACACGTTTTCCCTGGTTGGGGTTCTCGCCGAAGCTGGCGGCTGGAAAGACGGCGAAGCGGGAGTGATTCACGGCTCCGCAGTCCCACTTTTCTGTAACGGCGCACGGCGGAGCGGCGTTGGGATCCTGCAGGTGAACGCGAAGCGCGAGTCCGGAGACAACCATACCGCCGACGGCCAGCAGAGCAATGAGATAACGCAGAAAAGCCATTGCGAACAGGGTACCCCCGCAGGCGTCTACCGCGCCAGCGTGAGGAAGCATAAGTTTAACGTCATGGAAGTGGCTTGCCGCGTTCCTGCTGCCCTAGCATCCAAAGAGTTAGGAGAAAGATTTCGTTGGAGACACAGGAGATGATCGCGGAGAGCCCGAAGATGCCGGAGGATGGCTTTGGGCCGCTGAGGAATCCGCTGTTTCGCGACCGGTGGCTGGCCTCGACCGTCAGCAACCTGGGCACGTGGATGCAGGACACGGCGGGCACGTGGCTGATGACCGTGCTCTCGGCGGGGTCGCCGCTGCTGATTGCCTTGATGCAGACGGCGGCCAGCCTGCCGGTACTGTTGCTGGGCATTCTGGCCGGGGCGACGGCGGATGTTTTTGAGCGTCGCAGGCTGCTGATCTTCTGGCAGACGTGGATGCTGGTCGTCGTCGGTCTGCTGACGATTCTGACCTTTGCGGGGGTGGTGGGGCCGTACCAGTTGCTTGGGCTTACCTTCCTGATGAATATCGGCGCGGCGATGAACAATCCGGCGTGGCAGGCGATTGTGCCGGAGCTGGTGCCGCGTGAGCAGATTCCTGACGCGGTCAGCCTGAACTCGGCCAGCAACAACCTGGCGCGCGCCCTGGGGCCGGCTCTGGGCGGACTGATGGTAGCCGCGTTTGTGAAGGTGACGACCGGCGCGGGGTGGGTGTTTGCGCTAAACTCGGTCTCGTTTGCGGCGGTGATCTGGGTGCTGTGGAAGTGGAAGCGAAAGCCGCTGTTCAAGAGCGCGCTTCCGGCCGAGCGCATGGCGGGGTCCATCCGCAGCGGTCTGCGGTACCTGCGCTTTGCTCCGGAGCTGCAGGCGAGTTTGGTGCGTGCGTTCCTGTTCACCTTTTTTGTGAGCGCGGTGTGGGCGCTGCTGGCAGCCATTGCCGCGCGGGAGCTGAAGCAGGGAGCCATGGGCTACGGCCTGCTGAACGGAGCAATGGGAGCAGGAGCGGTCGTGGGTGCGGTAACGCTGCCGCGCATCCGGTCGCGGTTTGCGGCGGACAGCATTCTGCGGGTGACCTCGGTGGTCTTTGTGGCCATCCTGGTGGTGCTGGCGTGGGTGCCGATCTCCTGGGTAGCGATCGCGGTACTGCTGGTGGGTGGCTTCTGCTGGACCAGCACGATGAGCACGCTGAATACCAGCGTGCAACTGGTGTCTCCGCCTTGGGTGCAGGCGCGCTCCCTGGGAGCCTACCTGACGGTTTTCCAGGGCGGTCTGGCGCTGGGCAGCGCGACATGGGGGTATGTGGCCGAGCACAGCTCGGTGCGCGTGGCGATGACAGCCAGTGCGATCGGGCTGGCGGCGACGCTGCCGTTCGCGCTGAAGTTCCATATCCTGCAGGGCAAGCTACCGGACCTGGGGCCGTATGTGTGGCGCAGGCCGCAGCGTGAACTGGTGATGGAGCCGGAGCTGGAGGATGGGCCGGTGCGCATTGTGCTGGAGTACTTTATCGCCCCGGAGAACTATGCTGAGTTCACGCGCCTGATTCACAGGATGGAAGGTGTGCGGCTGCGGTCGGGCGCGATTCGGTGGGGTGTGTTTCGCGATGCCGCCAACCTGGAACGGTTTGAAGAGACCTTTGTGATGGAGAGCTGGCTGGACCATCTGCGTGCGCGGGAGAGGATGACTGCGGCGGACTCGATAATCCGCGACCGGCTGTGGGAGCTGCACAAGGGAGAAGGACCGCCCCGGGTAGAGCACCAGGTGTATGTCAAAGAGGTTACTTCGTGACCGTTGGCTAGCTGGATGGTTGCGATAGAGTGGGGGCGTGACGAAACATTGGTTACGCCCTTTGCTTTTGGTGCTGCTTCTGGTTGCTGTAGTGGTGATTGCGTGGCCCTGGGTGCGGGTGCATCTGCAGGCGGTGGCGGTACTGAAGACGCTGAGCCATGAGCCGTTGCCATGGCCGGTGCGCGCGGCGACGGTGGCTGTGAGCACGCGCGAGGTTTCGATTCCGACAAACGAGGGTGTATTGCGCGGGCGGTTGTATGAGCCTGTCGGGGTAAAGCATGCCCGGGGCATGGTGATTGTGCATGGTGTGCATCACCTGGGAATGAATGAGCCCCGTCTGGAGACGTTTGCGCGGGCGATGGCCGGTTGCGGGATTGAGGTGCTGACGCCGGAGCTGCCGGCGATTGCGGACTATCGCATTGGGCCGGAGAGTGTGGATGCCATTGGCGAGAGCGCTAGCTGGTTCGCGGTGCGGCTAACTCAAGAGCAGAAACATCGGCAGTCTGTGAGTGTTCTCGGATTGAGCTTCTCTGGTGGGCTGGCGCTGCTGGCGGCGGAGCAGCCGGAGTATGCCTCGTATATGCGGATGGTCTTCGCGATTGGGTCGCAGGCGAATATGCAGCGTGTGGCGCGGTACTACCGGACAGGAAAGGCGGTGCGTCCGGATGGAACGGTGGAGACGCTGGCCGCGCATGAGTATGGGCCACTGGTGATGGAGTATGAGCATGTGGAGGAGTTTGTCCCGGCGGCGGATCGTGTGGCGCTGGGTGCGGTGCTGAAGCAGCACCTGTATGAAGATCTGCCCGCGGAGAGGAAGGCGATGCTGGGGCTGACTCCCGCACAGCGGATGGCGGTGGTGCAACTGTTGAAAGCCGATGACACGCGGACGGTGGCGTTGCTGGAGGCCAATGAGACGAAGCATGTGAAGGAGATGGAGGCGGTGTCTCCGGACCGGAATCTGAAGGCGGTGGATACGCCGGTGTACCTGCTGCACGGCGAGGCGGACAACGTGATTCCGGCGTCGGAGACGTTGTGGCTGGCGAAGGGTTTGCAGCCGGAGGTGATGAAGGCGGCGCTGGTGAGTCCGTTGATCTCGCATGTGGAGATGGGGAAGTCTCCTGGGATGGGGGATGAGTGGAGGCTGGTGGATTTTATGGGGAAGGTGTTGCGGGAGGCGGAGAGATAAAGCAGATCCGCTCAGGATGACAAAAGATAAGAGAGACAAAAGCAGAAGCAGATTCCTTCGCTTCGCTACGGAATGACAGGAGCGGGTCCTTCGCGTTGCTCAGAATGACACACCGTTTGTTGGTGGTTGTTTTCCCATATCTGCTGCGCAGATATGGGGCACCCAGTATGTGGGCTCGGTGAGAGCGGTAGACTTTGAGGCAGGAGATGGTGATGGAACTGGTGGGGCTTGCGGAGATTGAGGCGGCGCAGAAGCGCATTGCCGGGACGGCAGTGAAGACCGGGCTTTACAGGCTGGAAGGCGAGACGGCGTCGAAGCTGCCGTACGAGGTCTGGATCAAGGCGGAGAGTGAGCAGCCGATTGGCAGCTTCAAGCTGCGTGGGGCCTTCAACAAGGTGGCTTCGCTGGAGAAGGATGCCCTGAGCCGTGGTGTCATCACCTATTCGAGCGGCAATCATGCGCAGGGCGTGGCGTATGCCGGGCGTGCGCTGGGATCGAAGGCCGTGATTGTGATGCCGAATAATGCGCCGGAGGTGAAGAAGGTGGCGACGCGGGAGCTGGGTGCGGAGATTATCGAAGTAGGCCCGGCCAGCAAGGACCGCAAGGTGAAGGCCGAGGAGCTGGAGGCCGCGCATAGGTACTCGATGATTCCGCCGTATGACGACCCGTACATTGTTGCGGGGCAGGCGACGTGTGGTGTGGAGATTGTGGACCAGTTGCCGGATGTGGATGTGGTGCTGAGCCCGGTGAGTGGTGGCGGGCTGCTGAGCGGCGTGTCGACTGGTGTGAAGCTGAAGAAACCCACTGCGAAGGTGTTTGGTGTGGAGCCGGAGGAGGCGGGCGATGCGACCGAGAGCTTCCATAAGAAGGAACTGGTGGAGTGGCCGGCGGAGAAGACAACACGCACCATTGCTGACGGTCTGCGGACGCAGAGCCTGGGCGAGTTGAACTTTGCGCAGATTCTGAAGTACACGGACGACATCTTCACGGTGAGCGAAGAGGAGATCTTCGCGGCGATGAAGGTATACCTGCATGAGACCAAGCTGGTACCGGAGCCGAGCGGAGCGGTGACGCTGGCGGGTGCTCTGTTCCATGCGGACAAGCTGCCTGCGGGGACGAAGAAGGTGGTCGTGGTGTTGAGTGGCGGGAATATTGACCCAGTTTTGAAGGATAGTTTGCTGGGGTAGGGTGAGGCACCCGGTAACCATCCAACGATGGCGCGAAAGCGCCGTCTATAGAGGTATGGCGATGAAGCGTTTTGTGGTGGCAGTGCTGGTGTGTGCGTCGGTTGTGGGTATGGCGCAGAAGAAGAAAAAGCCGAAGCTGCCGCCGCAGTATCAGAACGCGGCCAGTGCGACGGTGCTGCATCCGGCCAATGTGTATGTTGCGTCCGATGAAGGGTCGCAGCGGTTGAGCCTGGTGACGCCGGGGCACGAGGTCACCATCATGGACCGTTCGCCTGGCTGGGTGCGTGTGTTTGCCAATACCGATGAGCCGGAGGAGAACGACTCGGACGCACCGGAAATCCAGGATGATCAGCAGTCGACGCCGGTGAGCGGATGGATCAAGGACAAGGGCGTGATTGGCCCCAGCACTCCGAACGGCGACAAGCTGCTGTTTGGTGCGGCGGTGATCGCTGAATCCCAGGCCGCGGAGCCGCATGCTCCCAAGGACGCCGGTGCCTCGGCACACTTTTTGTACAAGCGGTTGTTTGAGTACTACCCGAAGTCTCCACTGGCGCCTGAGGCAGCGTGGCGGTCGGCGGATATCCGTTGGCAGCTGCAGAAGGCGGATTATGCGTCGCTGCCCTCGGCCAGGGAGATGGACCCGAATCTTCGTCCTCGCATGTACGAGGATGAGCTGAAGAAGGTCATCAAGTACTTTCCGGATACGAAGTACGCGGCACTAGCTGCCTATGAGCTGATCGATGCGAAGTTGTGCGGCGACTGGCAGGGGCTGCCGAAGTGCCCGGAGAAAGAGACCGAGTACTTCGAGAAATACTCCAGGGAGTATCCGGACGGTCCCAAGACTGCCGAGGCGCTATGGCAGGCGGTCTATCGCCAGGGAGTGGCCAGCAGCATGTACCGTGCGGAAGACGATAAGAAGAAGTCCGACAACGCCGCGGTGCATGCCAATGCGCTGAATGACCAGTTGCAGGCCCGTTTTGGGCAGACGGACTGGGCCGCGCGTGGAGCGGCGCTGGTCTACCGGTTGCAACAAGGGATTCCCGTCTACGGAAACGACCGCGATTAAGCGGCAGTTAACCCGGCTTCGGGTAGGCTGAAGACAGCTTTCATAGACTCCTGACAGCCGGAGGGGCTGATTGAACGATTACCTGTTGAGCGTCATCCTGGGCATTATCGAAGGATTGACGGAGTTTTTGCCGGTGAGCTCCACCGCGCACCTGCGTATCGCCGAGGCGATGCTGCACCTTTCGCTGAATGACCCGTACTGGAAGATGTACTCGATCGTCATCCAGCTGGGCGCGATCCTTGCACTGCTGCTGCTGTTCCGCCACCGGATTACCGGCTACCTGAAGACCTTCCCGAAGGGCAAGCATGGTGACAAGACGGTGCTGACGCATCCGGTGTCTCTGACGCTGATCGCGTTTGTGTGCACCGCTATTCCGGCCAAGATTCTGGACAAGGTGATTGGGAAGAACCTGGAAGACCTGCAGGTGATTGCGCTGGCGCTGGTGATTGGCGGCGTGGTGATGTGGGTGGTGGACCGCTGGGCATCGCAGCGGGATGCGAAGACGACGCATGTGGAGACTATGACGCTGGGCCAGTCGATCTGGGTGGGCCTGTGCCAGGTGCTGGCGGCTGTGGTGCCCGGTACCTCGCGCTCCATGTCAACGATTGCCGCCGGACAGCTTGCTGGCCTGAATCGTGAGACCGCGCTGGAGTTCAGCTTCCTGATCTCGATTCCGACGATGATTGCAGCCACCGGCTACTCGCTGCTGAAGGCGCTGCATCCCAAGGTCGAGGCTGGAGCGGAGGCGATTGCTCCGCTGGTGATGACCTCACACGGATGGGTTGTGCTGGCCATCGGCTTTGTCGTTTCGTTTATCGTGGCGTACGGCGTGGTCGCGTGGTTCCTGGCCTGGGTGCGGAACCGCGGGTTTACGCCGTTTGCGATTTACCGCATCGTGGTGGGTCTGGCGCTGCTGGTTTGGTTGAAGATGGCTGCGTAGAGGTTGAATGGTTGCATGGGAAAAGGCCCACGATTGTGGGCCTTTTTGCTTTGAGAAGCAGATCCTTGCAGGATGACAAAAGACAAGGAAAGCGGATTGCGCGAGGCCCACATCTGCTACGTAGATATGGGACACCCCGGTAAAAGGAAGAAGCAGATTCCTCCGCTGCGCTGCGAAATGACAAGGCAAGAAAAGAGCAGGCCCGCTGATTACGGGCCTGCTCTTTTAGCCTGTGACCATTCCACCATCCCACCAACTAGCTGAGAGCGGTCTGGGCAAATTTGCGGACCATGGCGAGCAGCAGCTTGCGGTCGGAGTCGGAGAGGTTGGCGGAGTAGCGCTGGATCTGGGTGAGGAAGCGGATCTCTTCCTCGGACAGGTTCAGGGTGCTCATCTCGCGGCTCATGCTGTCTTCGGCGAAGAACTGGCTCAGGGGCAGGTCGAGCGCGGAGGCGATTTTCTGCAGGGTTTCCAGGGACGGGACGGTATGGCCATTCTCCACGCGCGACAGATAGCAGCGCAGCAGACCCGTGCGCTTTTCAATATCGCCCTGGGACATGCCCTTCTGGAGACGGAAACCTCGGATGGTAGCTCCAATGTTCATAGAAGCGGGCTCCGGGCTGGAGGGAAGGGGTGGAAGAATTGTCTGCATGTCAGCCATTGACCACAAAGTAACGACCAGTGACTTTGATAGCAAGAGGTAAAACGTGTACGGGGGTGAAAAGTTAGGCTCCTGTATCTGCGCAGGTTCGCTTTGGGGCCGAAGGAACCAGACTCGCTACTGGGGAGACAAGTCTTTGCGCATGAAGGTCAAACCCCCGGTGTCGTTGTTGTTATAGCGCGGAATCTCCTGGAACCCCAACCGCTGGTAGAGGCCATAGGCTTCTGGCATAGCGGGGGCGACGGTGTCCAGGTAAATGCCGGTATAGCCCTGCTCCCTGGCCCATTCCACTGCTTTTTCGACGAGGTGGCGACCCAGGCCAAGGCCGCGGGCGGTGGACTCGGCCCAAAGCCGTTTCATTTCGACGGCGCGCGTGGGTTCGTCCAGGTTTCCGGGGGCTTTGGGAGTGATGGGGCGCAGACCGACGCAGCCGATGGGCTGGCCGTCGCGGATGGCCAGAAGGACGCAGCCGGCGGGGGCGGCGTACTGGCCCGGGAGGCCGGCTAGCTCCTGCTCAAAGCCGGTGATGCAGATGCTGGCCCCGCCGCCGGGGTTGGAGCGCAGGAAGGCGGCGTAGGCGCGGAAGAGGGTGCGTACGGCTTCGGCATCGTCCGGGAAGTGGGCGGGGCGGATTTCGACCGTCGGCATAGGCAAAGGGTAGCAGGCAGGTTTGCAACAATGTCTGCATGAGCGAAAGAACGGGCAGTGTGCGGGAGTTGGCGTGGGAGCAGGTAGATGTCTTTGCCGAGGCTCCGTTGGAGGGCAACCAACTGGCGATCTTTACGGATGGCCGCGGCCTGACGACAGAACAGATGCAGATGCTGGCGCGGGAGACCAACCTGTCGGAGACGACCTTCGTGATTCCGAGGGACGAGGCGACGGAGCGTGAGCGCGGCGTGCAGGTACGCATCTTCACCACGCAGGAGGAGCTGAAGTTTGCCGGGCACCCGACGCTGGGTACGGCGAGCTGGCTCTACTGGAACCACACCTTCTTGCGCGGGCAGGAGACGATCACGCTGGACCTGCCGGTGGGACAGATTCCGGTGCGGTTTACGCAGCCTGTCGCGGGCGAGAGGGGCGTCTTTGGCGAGATGCGGCAGAGAGACCCGGAGTTTGGCCGCGTGTATGCCCGCGAGGCAGTGGCGGAGGCCCTTGGGCTTACGGTGGAGGATCTGCATGCGGAGCTGGAGCCGCAGACGGCCAGCACGGGGATGCCGTTCTGCATCGTTCCACTCGAGTCAGTGGAAGCGGTTGGGCGGCTGGCTCTGAATCTGCGGGTGGCGCAGCCGTTTCTGGCGGCGAGCGATGCCAAGTTCTTCTACGTGGTGGCGCCTGTGCAAAAGGGCGGCGGAAACGTGGAAAACGGGGGCGCGGACTGGCATGCGCGGATGCAGTTCTATAACGGCGAAGACCCGGCGACGGGTTCGGCGGCGGGCTGCTGCATCAGCTACCTGGTCCGTCACGGGGCGGTCGAGCCGGGCAAAAACATCTTCGTGGAGCAGGGGGTGGAGATGCTGCGGCCGAGCCGTTTGCGGCTTCGCGGAGAAATACGCGACGGAAAGGTTTGTGAAATTCATGTTGCGGGCCGCACCATTCCCGTTGCAAAGGGACGGTTTTTCCTGCCTATTTAGGCTACATTTCAACATGCGATTTCATACAAATCGCCAATAGCCACAGCGGTTCCACCAAAGGCGGTGGAACCGCAAGTGGAAAGGCCGTAGATTTTCGCCCTAATTTCGCCATTGCGCCGCACCCCAGAGCTTCGTACTCTTGGCAAGCGTTCAAGGATATCTAGACCGGAACGCAAGGTTTGATCTGACACACAACTGAAGCTGAGAGGGTACTGCACAGACCGCAGCGCCGGATCCAGGGAATAGAACGCAGGCCAGCACATACAGCCACATGAAAGTGGTTGTGACGGCGGCAGAAGCGTTCCTTCTCCCACTGTGGATAACGGTGAAGGGCAACCTGCGCTCCTTTGCGAGAACCCCTCTCTCCGCGGCCGGTATGCGTCCGGCCATGGCACTGTTTTCGCCTATGCGAAAGCGGTAGGGGGAGCTTTGTCTTTCCTGCAGCCACGGACGCATACCCGTCGCGGACAAGTGACCTCTCCCAACTGGCGATGCCCCGCGCCCTAGCAGCTCGTTCGCAGAGCAACACGAAGGACTTACGAACTATCATGCGCCCCAAGAAAACTATCCTTTGCGTGGACGACAACGAACAGACCCTTTCCGTACGTAAATTTCTGCTGGAGACACGCGGCTATCGCGTGATGGATGTGCAGACGCCGCACCAGGCCCTGGAGCTTCTCTCCAACGCCCTGCCGGGCGCGTTCGACCTCCTGCTGACCGACCTGACGATGCCGGGTATGGACGGCAACACGCTGGTGCGCCGCGCCAAGGAGATGCATCCGATGCTGCCGGCGCTGATGGTGTCGGGTACGGTGACCAGCTCCGAGCGCAATGAGGCAGCGGATGCTTTTCTGCCGAAGGGCGCGAACTCGGCCAGCGAACTGCTGGACCGCGTGCGCGTGCTGGTGGCCCGCAAGCGCGGGCCGAAGAAGCACGTGGTGCCGATGGTGACTCCGGCGCAGCGTATGGCGATGGCTACGGCTTCGGCATTGCAGGCTACGGCGTAAGAGTTGTGAGGTGCGAGGTGTGTGTCGTGAGCGGCGTACGCAGTACTCACACCTCGAAACCGTCTTCAGGCTTCCACTAAGCCATAGTGGCGCTGCCAGTGTTGTTTGAGCAGGCGGCGGACGGTTTCTTTCTCTTCTTCCGTGCCTTCTGCGTTGGTGGCAAAGCTGGCGGCTTCCTTCTTGGCGAGTTCCAGGGTTTCGCGGTCGCGCAGAAGGCTGGCGACGCGGAACTCCGGCAGGCCGGACTGGCGTGTGCCGAAGAACTCGCCGGGGCCACGCTGTTCCAGATCAATCTCGGCCAGTTCAAAGCCGTTCTGTGAGCGGACCATGGCATCGAGCCGCTGGTCGGCCTCGGGTGAGACCTTGGCGCCGGTGAGCAGGATGCAGTAGCTTTTGGCCGAGCCGCGGCCGACGCGTCCGCGCAGTTGGTGCATCTGGGCCAGACCGAAACGCTCGGCGTGTTCGATGACCATGACGGTGCTGTTGGGTACGTCGACGCCGACCTCGATGACGGTGGTGGAGAGCAGGACATCGATCTCGCCGCGCTGGAAGCGGGCCATAATGACTTCTTTTTCGGCAGCATCGAGACGGCCATGCAGAAGGCCGAGACGCAGACCTTTCAGCGGGCCGGCGCCGAGCTGCTCGTACATTTCCGTGGCGGACTTGAGCTTGACCTTGAAGAGTTCACCGGTTTTCTTCTTACTGCCTTTTTTCGGTGCTTCTTCTTCCTTGGGCTCATCGTGGGCGAAGTCGAGCTCGGGCTGGTCGTCGTTGGGGCCTTCGATCAAGGGGTAGACGATATAGGCCTGGCGCCCTTCGGCGACCTGCTTGCGGACGAACTCCCATACCTTGGCGGCCTGTTGTTCTTCGACGCGGCGGGTGACGATGGGCGTGCGGCCTGGCGGCAGTTCATC
Above is a genomic segment from Terriglobus tenax containing:
- a CDS encoding MFS transporter gives rise to the protein MIAESPKMPEDGFGPLRNPLFRDRWLASTVSNLGTWMQDTAGTWLMTVLSAGSPLLIALMQTAASLPVLLLGILAGATADVFERRRLLIFWQTWMLVVVGLLTILTFAGVVGPYQLLGLTFLMNIGAAMNNPAWQAIVPELVPREQIPDAVSLNSASNNLARALGPALGGLMVAAFVKVTTGAGWVFALNSVSFAAVIWVLWKWKRKPLFKSALPAERMAGSIRSGLRYLRFAPELQASLVRAFLFTFFVSAVWALLAAIAARELKQGAMGYGLLNGAMGAGAVVGAVTLPRIRSRFAADSILRVTSVVFVAILVVLAWVPISWVAIAVLLVGGFCWTSTMSTLNTSVQLVSPPWVQARSLGAYLTVFQGGLALGSATWGYVAEHSSVRVAMTASAIGLAATLPFALKFHILQGKLPDLGPYVWRRPQRELVMEPELEDGPVRIVLEYFIAPENYAEFTRLIHRMEGVRLRSGAIRWGVFRDAANLERFEETFVMESWLDHLRARERMTAADSIIRDRLWELHKGEGPPRVEHQVYVKEVTS
- a CDS encoding helix-turn-helix domain-containing protein; protein product: MNIGATIRGFRLQKGMSQGDIEKRTGLLRCYLSRVENGHTVPSLETLQKIASALDLPLSQFFAEDSMSREMSTLNLSEEEIRFLTQIQRYSANLSDSDRKLLLAMVRKFAQTALS
- a CDS encoding vitamin K epoxide reductase family protein, with amino-acid sequence MAFLRYLIALLAVGGMVVSGLALRVHLQDPNAAPPCAVTEKWDCGAVNHSRFAVFPAASFGENPNQGKRVPVAVLGLGGYLLIAVLALAKLDFFAFEAAQVGLFFAGILSYLEAFVLEKWCIYCVWSQGIIATITVVAAINYLIVRNQRKLIY
- a CDS encoding alpha/beta hydrolase; amino-acid sequence: MVLLLVAVVVIAWPWVRVHLQAVAVLKTLSHEPLPWPVRAATVAVSTREVSIPTNEGVLRGRLYEPVGVKHARGMVIVHGVHHLGMNEPRLETFARAMAGCGIEVLTPELPAIADYRIGPESVDAIGESASWFAVRLTQEQKHRQSVSVLGLSFSGGLALLAAEQPEYASYMRMVFAIGSQANMQRVARYYRTGKAVRPDGTVETLAAHEYGPLVMEYEHVEEFVPAADRVALGAVLKQHLYEDLPAERKAMLGLTPAQRMAVVQLLKADDTRTVALLEANETKHVKEMEAVSPDRNLKAVDTPVYLLHGEADNVIPASETLWLAKGLQPEVMKAALVSPLISHVEMGKSPGMGDEWRLVDFMGKVLREAER
- a CDS encoding tetratricopeptide repeat protein, with product MKRFVVAVLVCASVVGMAQKKKKPKLPPQYQNAASATVLHPANVYVASDEGSQRLSLVTPGHEVTIMDRSPGWVRVFANTDEPEENDSDAPEIQDDQQSTPVSGWIKDKGVIGPSTPNGDKLLFGAAVIAESQAAEPHAPKDAGASAHFLYKRLFEYYPKSPLAPEAAWRSADIRWQLQKADYASLPSAREMDPNLRPRMYEDELKKVIKYFPDTKYAALAAYELIDAKLCGDWQGLPKCPEKETEYFEKYSREYPDGPKTAEALWQAVYRQGVASSMYRAEDDKKKSDNAAVHANALNDQLQARFGQTDWAARGAALVYRLQQGIPVYGNDRD
- a CDS encoding undecaprenyl-diphosphate phosphatase, translated to MNDYLLSVILGIIEGLTEFLPVSSTAHLRIAEAMLHLSLNDPYWKMYSIVIQLGAILALLLLFRHRITGYLKTFPKGKHGDKTVLTHPVSLTLIAFVCTAIPAKILDKVIGKNLEDLQVIALALVIGGVVMWVVDRWASQRDAKTTHVETMTLGQSIWVGLCQVLAAVVPGTSRSMSTIAAGQLAGLNRETALEFSFLISIPTMIAATGYSLLKALHPKVEAGAEAIAPLVMTSHGWVVLAIGFVVSFIVAYGVVAWFLAWVRNRGFTPFAIYRIVVGLALLVWLKMAA
- a CDS encoding threonine ammonia-lyase, whose translation is MVMELVGLAEIEAAQKRIAGTAVKTGLYRLEGETASKLPYEVWIKAESEQPIGSFKLRGAFNKVASLEKDALSRGVITYSSGNHAQGVAYAGRALGSKAVIVMPNNAPEVKKVATRELGAEIIEVGPASKDRKVKAEELEAAHRYSMIPPYDDPYIVAGQATCGVEIVDQLPDVDVVLSPVSGGGLLSGVSTGVKLKKPTAKVFGVEPEEAGDATESFHKKELVEWPAEKTTRTIADGLRTQSLGELNFAQILKYTDDIFTVSEEEIFAAMKVYLHETKLVPEPSGAVTLAGALFHADKLPAGTKKVVVVLSGGNIDPVLKDSLLG